In one window of Dokdonia sp. PRO95 DNA:
- the thiH gene encoding 2-iminoacetate synthase ThiH, with product MSFKNTFDTYDWGTVENEIYSYTAQDVRHALDKEKIDLEDFKALISPAAKDFLEEMAQRSHALTKKRFGNTIQMYIPMYLSNECQNICTYCGFSMTNKIPRRTLNDEEILKEVAFLKSKGYDHILLVTGEANKTVGVSYLKHAIEIIRDHFSNISIEVQPLDQEEYEQLVSAGLYAVLVYQETYHRATYKNHHPKGRKSNFDYRLDTPDRLGKAGIHKIGIGALFGLEDWRVDSFYTALHLKYLQKTYWQTKYSISFPRLRPHQGEVQPKVEMTDSDLVQLICAYRLLDEDVELSMSTRESECFRNNIISLGITSISAQSKTNPGGYVVDPQSLEQFEISDERDTDEIKQMIESKGYQAVWKDWDKSYFKTV from the coding sequence ATGTCTTTTAAAAACACCTTTGACACCTATGACTGGGGTACCGTAGAGAATGAAATCTATAGCTACACAGCACAAGATGTGCGGCATGCTCTTGATAAGGAAAAAATAGATTTGGAAGATTTTAAAGCACTCATTTCTCCTGCTGCCAAAGACTTTCTTGAGGAAATGGCACAGCGTAGCCATGCGCTTACTAAAAAGCGATTTGGTAATACCATTCAGATGTATATTCCGATGTATCTGTCTAATGAATGTCAAAACATATGTACGTACTGCGGTTTTAGTATGACTAACAAAATTCCTCGTAGAACACTCAATGATGAAGAGATCCTAAAAGAGGTTGCATTTCTAAAATCTAAAGGATATGATCACATTTTACTGGTTACCGGAGAAGCAAACAAAACTGTTGGTGTTTCTTATCTAAAGCACGCAATTGAAATCATCAGAGATCATTTTTCAAATATAAGTATCGAAGTACAGCCACTGGATCAAGAGGAATATGAACAACTCGTTAGTGCTGGTTTGTATGCTGTATTGGTATACCAAGAGACCTATCATAGGGCAACGTACAAAAACCATCACCCTAAAGGAAGAAAATCAAACTTTGACTATCGCTTAGATACTCCTGATAGACTGGGTAAAGCTGGCATTCACAAGATAGGTATTGGTGCTTTATTTGGTCTAGAAGATTGGCGCGTAGATAGTTTTTATACAGCATTACATCTAAAATATTTACAAAAAACCTATTGGCAAACAAAGTACTCTATCTCCTTCCCCAGATTAAGACCGCATCAAGGAGAAGTACAACCTAAGGTTGAAATGACAGACTCAGATCTGGTGCAGCTTATTTGTGCTTATCGTTTACTAGATGAAGATGTAGAGTTATCTATGTCTACAAGAGAAAGTGAATGCTTCAGAAATAACATAATAAGTCTAGGGATAACGTCAATAAGTGCACAATCTAAGACAAACCCTGGAGGCTACGTCGTGGATCCACAATCATTAGAACAATTTGAAATTTCAGACGAAAGAGATACTGATGAAATCAAACAAATGATTGAATCTAAAGGATACCAAGCGGTTTGGAAAGATTGGGATAAAAGTTATTTTAAAACTGTGTAA
- a CDS encoding DUF5777 family beta-barrel protein, with amino-acid sequence MKFFLSILFSVVFSLSIQSQEPQETEIDDLFSELDDLTIEGDNEVIASFKSTRLLIGQSTERVKKSQLHFRISHVFGKIKGIDNFFGLDQINNMHFSLEYGLTDYIQLGVARSNKPDKTYSNSIKVSALRQRSGTKSFPFALSYFGSLDIKTREYFPEARNNNFSGRLEYVNQLLISRKFSEKLSLQLSPTLVYRNLTETQEDPNAIYSVAVGGRYLISRSISINGEYYYTLPTFDAHSARKNTLALGLDIETGGHVFQLFFTNAFALHPGKFAINQSGNFFNRDINFGFSILREFSL; translated from the coding sequence ATGAAATTTTTCTTGTCAATACTATTCAGTGTAGTATTCTCGCTAAGCATTCAATCTCAAGAACCACAAGAAACAGAAATCGATGATTTATTCTCAGAACTTGATGACCTTACTATAGAAGGAGATAACGAAGTTATCGCTTCATTTAAATCTACTAGATTACTTATCGGGCAATCTACTGAACGTGTAAAGAAAAGTCAATTACACTTTAGAATCTCACACGTTTTTGGAAAAATAAAAGGTATTGACAATTTCTTTGGTCTTGATCAAATTAATAATATGCACTTTAGTCTAGAATATGGCCTTACAGACTATATTCAACTGGGTGTGGCGAGATCAAATAAGCCAGACAAAACCTATTCAAATAGTATTAAGGTAAGTGCTCTTAGACAAAGATCTGGAACAAAGTCATTCCCTTTTGCATTAAGCTATTTTGGGAGCTTAGATATTAAGACTAGAGAGTATTTTCCAGAGGCACGTAATAATAACTTCTCAGGAAGACTAGAATATGTAAATCAATTACTGATAAGTCGCAAGTTTTCAGAAAAACTATCCCTTCAACTTTCTCCTACACTAGTTTACAGAAACTTAACTGAAACTCAGGAAGATCCTAACGCTATATATTCTGTAGCTGTAGGTGGTCGTTATCTCATATCGAGATCTATTTCGATTAATGGGGAGTATTATTACACGCTACCTACCTTTGATGCGCACAGTGCTCGCAAGAATACGCTCGCTTTAGGACTTGATATAGAGACAGGCGGCCATGTTTTCCAATTGTTTTTTACAAATGCATTTGCTTTACACCCAGGGAAATTTGCTATCAATCAAAGCGGTAATTTCTTCAATCGTGATATTAACTTCGGTTTCAGCATACTGCGAGAATTCTCATTATAA
- a CDS encoding YceI family protein, protein MYKSIAILFLVFASSLTQAQEKLVTRTGTISFSSKTPIENIEATSNQAASILNIEKKLIAFNVLLKSFKFEKALMEEHFNEKYVHSDKYPSAKFQGTFETDIDLNSPQVYEDVNINGTMLFHGKKQPTSVKATIEVMKDKTLKVTSDFKLVLETYDIEIPSLVKDKIAADIDVNLVANYK, encoded by the coding sequence ATGTACAAATCAATCGCAATTTTATTTCTAGTCTTTGCTTCAAGCCTTACTCAAGCACAAGAAAAGCTAGTTACTAGAACGGGCACTATCTCTTTCTCCTCAAAAACCCCTATAGAAAATATTGAGGCTACAAGTAATCAAGCAGCTAGCATTCTTAATATAGAGAAGAAGTTAATAGCTTTTAATGTTTTACTCAAATCTTTCAAATTTGAAAAAGCCTTGATGGAGGAGCACTTTAATGAAAAATATGTGCACTCAGATAAGTACCCATCTGCAAAATTTCAAGGAACTTTTGAAACGGATATTGATTTAAATTCTCCTCAAGTTTATGAAGATGTAAATATTAATGGCACTATGCTTTTTCATGGTAAAAAACAACCTACGTCTGTTAAAGCGACTATTGAAGTGATGAAAGACAAAACCTTAAAGGTAACTAGCGACTTTAAACTTGTTTTAGAAACATATGACATTGAAATACCATCTCTTGTAAAAGACAAAATTGCAGCAGACATTGATGTTAATCTTGTAGCAAATTATAAGTAA
- a CDS encoding peptidylprolyl isomerase, with amino-acid sequence MSKVKGSDVVKVHYTGKLADGQVFDSSLQREPLQVELGKGQLIPGFENALIDMVVNEKKTVTITKEEAYGDVQQELFQKVPKTQLPEEIKPEVGVILVASRPDGSEQQLRVSEVNEDHIIVDANHPLAGQTLEFELELLEIA; translated from the coding sequence ATGAGTAAAGTAAAAGGAAGTGATGTAGTAAAAGTACACTACACAGGAAAATTAGCAGATGGACAGGTGTTTGATAGCTCTTTACAAAGAGAACCTTTACAGGTAGAACTTGGCAAAGGCCAACTTATTCCAGGATTTGAGAATGCGCTTATAGATATGGTGGTTAACGAGAAGAAAACGGTTACAATAACTAAGGAAGAAGCATACGGTGATGTACAACAGGAGCTATTTCAAAAAGTACCTAAAACACAGTTACCAGAGGAAATAAAGCCAGAAGTAGGTGTTATTTTAGTAGCTTCAAGACCTGATGGTTCTGAGCAACAATTACGTGTTTCTGAAGTAAATGAAGATCACATCATTGTAGATGCAAACCACCCACTAGCAGGACAAACCTTAGAGTTCGAACTTGAGCTCCTAGAGATTGCATAA
- a CDS encoding choice-of-anchor J domain-containing protein, producing MNSYLLSKFYILFSAITFFSNSLDNDDCSVNDCTDTFTVGYEHNFDTSEISDCWTVKEFPSNSSSTYYSLSDEVFRGTTGYSIHLADTSPTANAIILISPELPDLSTDKKLEFYISAYEGDLIVGTVSDPETPESFTELSTIYEDVPYGEWERRSVYLNNYSGTDKYIAFKLQQTYRSRGEQVFIDDFKYVQSVDCVNPFDITASNITDDSAQINWSGSGTELLWEFEYEILNVSNSTQRLLTYSPSIVLDNLIEGTEYSIKIRSKCDTEALFSEWSDPIHFMTACIPIEANYTESFEHATGINPCWTTIVNNHNAFADIRTTESIEFNYQQSWGESFNETILPSSGTQFVHFYNGSDSSSAPSSDFYLISKPILDLDNSKRIRFKLIVKRRYSSGFNESSLHIGTMTDPNNPDTFDLIETITPEQMSEVKRNGLPLAPWREHTVYLNELSENFEATYIAIQHGDEFYDTEFYLDDFKYENIPSCTEPLYSKVLHERFNEVDISWDSYSNSTSNLWEIVYGPVGFSLDTGQRVQSSTENVTLQDLQSNTSYDFYVRAKCNNDWSDWSFVNNFTTKCEGYLAGYSESFETQGEGRFENCWTAIRPTGSGSPYWDDSLNNISLVDDVGPNGYPANTGSNCVRIFNEIAYPTGDTPSDRIVLVSPRLADLDNYKKISFWLQPISSAYASPNEVIIGTLSDPDDYTTFTPYHTITNAADNEDTYTKYEVTFSDYALTDKYIGFKQGPSNRRQVILFDDFHYSEVTCVTPTSLTAYQSEEGSVTLEWQDNNNQESPESWEIEYGPKDFVLGEGTITTSTTNPFQIDELSNGKYDYYVRAVCNDNLGYSNWSNSYSFTITCTLQAPFFENFDSYDAQEQHQTDGITDFCWERSNHDLAGIIDRQNLYAPIKSAPNTAFVNDFPTSENLMPGMLVSPFLIDFDNTKTLRLWLRNETTGLNTVGSGIIVGTMSNPLDRNTFHSYTTIEADEIQTFGREFFIDFSEYTGTDKHIAIIHDQSYEYSLVMIDDFLYDSQSSCNIPLNINTKSIGTSSATIKWEMLNDNSTYEIEYGPSGFAQGDGIIETTTNLSIDITNLQPDTEYDYYLRSLCNSNVASSPTTALHFTTACSIESLPWVENFTEMDTYGEGTLPNCLKGEDNWISSNQNLSEHLVGDGDTNFIYVTFDEYGLRTSLITPMFYLEAGVTYKFIVKMKREIGDYSSHSVRVKIGMGSEHWLLDNNINYFSGFDFGFYEYFPVETTFTPVLSGEYSFGLYVGHSSIVNSIALDSFNLDTAYETAIPVEDGTTTLFDFEDGLPFGIILESTEFSNSSLIIENDSNSAVKMFSKEGANPWKNSDSQQESWILNQDRISKVNFEINPSQASELLMKFKAKQTISETSSDSSLRVVVNGVVQDYIYSSGTNNYDDYEIDLSAFINQKIRISIQHLAKSPDNHNNQNSVLIDDILLKTADSTLDTEVLNSRNFTYYPNPAKNKLFIDSQQLIDSIELINMLGQVIMEHKVDAQQRVTLDISDLSSSIYFMKVYTGTKHSTVKVIVK from the coding sequence ATGAATTCTTATTTACTAAGTAAATTTTACATTTTATTTTCAGCAATTACATTTTTTTCTAACTCACTAGATAATGATGACTGTTCGGTAAACGATTGTACAGATACATTTACAGTTGGTTATGAACATAATTTTGATACTTCTGAGATAAGTGATTGTTGGACTGTTAAAGAATTCCCTAGTAATTCTTCTTCTACATATTATTCTTTATCTGATGAAGTTTTTAGAGGTACAACAGGATATTCTATTCACTTAGCTGATACATCTCCAACAGCTAATGCTATTATTTTAATATCACCTGAATTACCTGATCTGTCAACTGACAAAAAACTAGAATTTTACATAAGTGCCTACGAAGGTGACTTAATCGTAGGGACTGTATCTGACCCAGAAACGCCTGAATCTTTTACAGAACTCAGTACGATTTACGAAGATGTTCCTTACGGGGAATGGGAAAGAAGAAGCGTTTATCTCAATAATTATAGTGGAACAGATAAATACATTGCTTTTAAATTGCAACAAACTTATAGAAGTCGTGGTGAACAGGTATTTATAGATGATTTTAAATATGTCCAATCTGTAGATTGTGTAAACCCCTTTGATATTACTGCATCAAATATTACAGACGATAGCGCTCAGATTAATTGGTCTGGTTCAGGCACTGAATTATTATGGGAATTTGAATACGAAATTCTTAATGTTTCTAATAGTACGCAACGGCTATTAACGTATTCACCCTCAATTGTCTTGGATAATCTTATAGAAGGCACAGAATACTCGATTAAGATCCGCTCAAAATGTGATACAGAAGCACTTTTTTCTGAGTGGTCTGATCCCATTCATTTCATGACAGCATGCATCCCTATAGAAGCAAACTACACTGAATCTTTTGAACATGCAACGGGTATAAACCCATGCTGGACTACAATCGTTAACAATCATAATGCTTTTGCTGATATACGTACAACTGAAAGTATTGAATTTAACTATCAACAGTCATGGGGAGAGTCTTTTAATGAGACCATACTGCCTTCTTCTGGAACTCAGTTTGTACACTTCTATAATGGTAGTGACTCTTCTTCGGCCCCGTCATCAGATTTTTACTTAATATCTAAGCCTATTTTAGATTTAGATAATAGTAAGCGAATTAGATTTAAATTGATTGTAAAAAGAAGATATTCATCAGGTTTTAACGAATCTAGTCTTCATATCGGTACCATGACAGATCCTAATAATCCAGATACTTTTGATCTCATTGAAACTATTACACCAGAACAAATGAGTGAGGTAAAACGCAATGGTTTACCCTTAGCACCTTGGAGAGAACATACAGTATATTTAAATGAGTTAAGTGAAAACTTTGAAGCCACATATATTGCTATACAGCATGGTGATGAATTTTATGATACTGAATTTTATCTTGATGATTTTAAATATGAAAATATTCCCTCGTGTACGGAGCCACTTTACTCAAAAGTTCTACACGAACGGTTTAATGAGGTTGATATAAGTTGGGATAGTTACAGTAATTCTACATCTAACTTATGGGAAATTGTTTATGGTCCTGTTGGCTTTTCCTTAGATACTGGTCAGCGTGTACAATCATCTACAGAGAATGTGACTTTACAAGACTTACAATCAAATACTAGTTATGATTTTTACGTTCGCGCAAAGTGTAATAATGATTGGAGTGATTGGTCTTTTGTCAATAATTTTACGACAAAATGTGAAGGATATCTCGCAGGCTATTCTGAGAGTTTTGAGACACAAGGAGAAGGACGTTTTGAAAATTGTTGGACAGCAATACGCCCTACCGGCAGCGGAAGTCCTTATTGGGATGATAGTCTTAATAATATTAGCTTAGTAGATGATGTAGGGCCTAATGGATACCCTGCAAATACTGGGTCTAATTGTGTGCGGATTTTTAATGAAATTGCCTATCCTACTGGTGATACTCCATCTGATAGAATAGTATTAGTATCTCCTAGGCTAGCTGATCTTGATAATTACAAAAAAATATCATTTTGGCTTCAACCAATATCTAGTGCGTATGCTTCCCCAAACGAGGTGATCATAGGTACACTTTCAGATCCGGATGATTACACTACTTTCACACCGTATCATACTATAACTAATGCTGCCGATAATGAAGATACTTACACAAAATATGAAGTGACATTTTCAGATTATGCCCTTACAGATAAGTATATCGGTTTTAAACAAGGGCCAAGCAATAGAAGACAAGTGATCCTTTTTGATGACTTTCATTATTCTGAGGTTACTTGTGTTACTCCTACAAGCCTAACGGCTTATCAATCAGAAGAAGGTTCTGTAACTCTAGAGTGGCAAGACAATAATAATCAAGAGAGTCCAGAAAGTTGGGAGATAGAATATGGCCCAAAGGATTTCGTTTTAGGAGAAGGCACTATAACTACAAGTACAACAAACCCATTTCAAATTGATGAGTTAAGTAATGGCAAATATGATTATTATGTACGAGCCGTTTGCAATGATAACTTAGGTTATAGCAACTGGAGTAATAGTTATTCATTTACTATAACATGCACTTTACAAGCTCCTTTTTTTGAGAATTTTGATAGTTACGATGCACAGGAACAACATCAAACGGATGGAATAACAGACTTTTGCTGGGAGAGGTCTAACCATGATCTTGCAGGAATAATTGATCGACAAAATTTATATGCTCCAATAAAGTCTGCACCAAATACTGCTTTTGTAAATGATTTCCCTACCTCTGAAAATTTGATGCCAGGGATGCTTGTATCTCCATTTCTAATAGATTTTGATAATACTAAAACACTTAGATTATGGTTAAGAAATGAAACAACAGGTCTCAATACTGTAGGCAGTGGTATTATTGTAGGTACAATGTCTAATCCACTAGATAGAAATACTTTTCACAGTTATACTACTATCGAAGCAGATGAAATTCAGACTTTTGGTCGTGAATTTTTTATTGATTTTTCAGAGTATACTGGAACAGATAAGCATATCGCAATCATTCATGATCAATCTTATGAGTACTCTCTGGTGATGATAGATGATTTTTTATATGACTCACAATCATCTTGTAATATTCCCTTAAATATAAATACCAAAAGTATTGGCACAAGTAGTGCAACCATTAAATGGGAAATGCTTAATGATAATAGTACCTACGAGATAGAGTATGGACCATCAGGCTTTGCGCAAGGAGATGGTATTATTGAAACTACTACAAATTTAAGTATTGACATTACCAATCTACAGCCAGATACTGAATATGACTACTACCTAAGATCTCTGTGTAATTCAAATGTAGCTAGTTCACCTACCACAGCTCTTCATTTTACAACTGCCTGTAGTATTGAAAGTTTACCTTGGGTAGAAAATTTTACAGAAATGGATACCTACGGAGAGGGAACTCTACCTAATTGTTTAAAAGGTGAAGATAACTGGATATCGAGCAATCAAAATTTATCCGAACATCTTGTTGGTGATGGTGATACGAATTTTATCTACGTAACTTTTGATGAATATGGTCTACGTACCTCATTAATAACTCCCATGTTTTACTTAGAGGCTGGAGTTACTTACAAGTTTATAGTTAAAATGAAAAGGGAAATAGGTGACTACAGTTCCCATAGTGTACGTGTCAAAATAGGGATGGGCTCAGAACATTGGTTACTAGATAATAATATTAATTATTTTTCAGGATTTGATTTTGGGTTTTATGAATACTTTCCAGTAGAAACAACGTTCACACCCGTATTAAGTGGAGAATATTCTTTCGGTTTGTATGTAGGCCATTCATCTATAGTAAACAGTATAGCGCTTGATTCTTTTAACTTAGACACTGCTTATGAAACGGCTATACCAGTTGAAGATGGTACTACAACACTGTTTGATTTTGAAGATGGTTTACCTTTTGGAATTATCTTAGAAAGCACGGAGTTCTCTAATAGTAGCTTAATTATTGAAAATGACAGCAATAGTGCTGTAAAAATGTTTTCTAAAGAAGGAGCAAATCCATGGAAAAATAGTGATAGTCAGCAAGAAAGTTGGATATTAAATCAAGATCGAATCTCTAAGGTAAATTTTGAAATTAATCCAAGCCAAGCTTCTGAGCTCTTAATGAAGTTTAAAGCAAAGCAAACTATTAGCGAGACATCTTCAGATTCGTCTTTAAGAGTAGTAGTCAATGGAGTTGTACAAGATTATATTTATAGTTCTGGCACAAATAATTATGATGATTATGAGATAGACCTTTCGGCTTTTATAAATCAAAAAATAAGAATTTCAATTCAACACCTAGCAAAATCACCTGATAACCATAACAATCAAAATAGCGTCCTTATAGATGATATCCTCCTTAAAACGGCAGATTCCACACTTGATACTGAAGTGTTAAATTCTAGAAATTTCACCTATTATCCTAATCCAGCAAAGAATAAATTATTCATTGATAGTCAACAACTAATTGATAGCATTGAGTTAATTAATATGTTAGGACAAGTTATCATGGAGCACAAAGTAGATGCGCAGCAGAGGGTTACACTTGATATATCAGACCTATCTTCTTCTATATACTTTATGAAAGTTTACACTGGTACAAAGCATTCTACAGTAAAAGTTATCGTTAAATAA
- a CDS encoding HesA/MoeB/ThiF family protein yields the protein MDLTTSEKQQYSRHLILDEIGLEGQLKIKNASVLVIGAGGLGCPVLQYLTAAGVGRIGVIDNDVVEQSNLQRQILYTHDDIGSNKAITAASRLEKLNPYITLDTYPVRLTKDNALELFGSYDIIVDGSDNFATRYLVNDAAVLKDKPVVLGSIYKFEGQLAVYNYKSGPTYRCLYPTPPKQNEMPNCSEAGVLGALAGIIGALQANEVLKIICDIGEVLSGKLLTYNILSMSQMVLRFDKDAYTDVSCLEDKYDLQCELPIDNVGITIEELNKHPEKYNLLDVREYHERALHHIGGQHIPLGELQNRAHEVLQTKDLVVYCKAGVRSKKAIELLQKEDFECRLLYLTGTVL from the coding sequence ATGGATCTAACCACTTCAGAAAAACAACAATATAGCAGACACCTTATTCTAGACGAAATAGGACTAGAGGGCCAATTAAAAATAAAAAATGCAAGCGTTTTAGTGATAGGTGCTGGTGGTTTGGGATGTCCCGTGTTGCAATATCTCACAGCAGCAGGTGTAGGCAGAATAGGAGTTATAGATAATGATGTTGTTGAGCAATCTAATTTACAACGTCAAATTTTATATACTCATGATGATATTGGAAGTAACAAAGCGATAACAGCTGCAAGCCGCTTAGAAAAGCTCAATCCTTATATTACATTGGATACGTACCCAGTGCGTCTTACTAAAGATAATGCACTAGAGCTCTTTGGAAGCTATGATATTATTGTGGATGGCTCTGATAATTTTGCTACGCGATATTTAGTAAATGATGCTGCTGTATTAAAAGATAAACCTGTTGTGCTAGGCTCTATTTATAAATTTGAAGGTCAGCTGGCTGTATATAATTATAAAAGTGGTCCTACCTACCGATGTTTATACCCAACACCTCCTAAGCAAAATGAAATGCCTAATTGCTCTGAAGCAGGCGTTCTAGGCGCACTAGCAGGAATTATAGGTGCATTACAAGCCAATGAAGTATTAAAAATAATCTGTGATATAGGTGAAGTTCTTTCTGGCAAACTACTCACCTATAATATATTAAGCATGAGTCAAATGGTCTTAAGATTTGATAAGGATGCTTATACTGATGTTAGTTGTCTAGAAGATAAGTATGACTTACAATGTGAGCTTCCTATTGATAATGTGGGTATCACAATAGAGGAGCTTAATAAACATCCAGAAAAATACAATTTGCTAGACGTTAGAGAATATCATGAGCGAGCATTACATCACATAGGAGGACAACATATTCCTTTAGGCGAACTGCAGAATAGAGCACACGAAGTATTACAAACTAAAGACCTTGTGGTGTATTGTAAAGCTGGTGTACGTAGTAAAAAAGCTATCGAATTATTGCAAAAAGAAGACTTTGAGTGCAGGCTTTTGTATCTGACGGGGACTGTTTTGTAG
- a CDS encoding YceI family protein, giving the protein MSAYKLIIVLGLLVMTGCTSEQADVEYPVNDAAAQEYYTTTLKQVIDNKCISCHIYHIEGNNRYDTYEKTKSNIVQMVSRISSTSNTVMPPADAVQLTQEESESFQTFLALLSANEEEVPAARIQIEWTAYKYPDYDNRAGVSGTFDEISYELNENAIAPIDLLDNAKVTVNTSSVNVGNESERTTNVGTFFSAFTPDIIGDVISYDNNEVTILFEMNGITATETFDIVVNEDSLVLSGSIPDMNIFDWQLGYDALDNVCGDYHENKVWEDIDVTIVILTNQ; this is encoded by the coding sequence ATGTCAGCTTATAAATTAATAATTGTACTAGGTCTACTCGTAATGACCGGCTGTACCTCAGAGCAAGCAGATGTTGAGTACCCTGTAAATGATGCTGCGGCTCAAGAGTATTACACAACTACACTGAAACAAGTCATTGATAATAAGTGTATTTCCTGCCATATATATCATATTGAAGGTAACAACCGCTACGATACGTATGAAAAAACTAAATCAAATATCGTACAGATGGTGAGTCGTATATCTTCTACTTCAAATACTGTAATGCCGCCAGCCGATGCTGTCCAACTTACTCAAGAAGAGAGTGAGAGTTTCCAGACTTTCTTAGCGTTATTAAGTGCAAATGAAGAAGAAGTTCCTGCAGCTAGAATACAAATAGAATGGACAGCATATAAATACCCAGACTACGACAATAGGGCAGGAGTGAGTGGTACCTTTGATGAAATAAGCTACGAACTGAACGAGAACGCAATTGCACCTATTGATTTACTCGATAATGCTAAGGTAACTGTAAACACAAGCTCTGTTAATGTGGGCAATGAGTCAGAGAGAACCACTAATGTAGGAACATTTTTCAGTGCCTTTACACCAGATATCATAGGAGATGTAATTAGTTATGATAACAATGAGGTCACCATACTTTTTGAAATGAATGGAATCACAGCAACAGAGACTTTTGATATTGTTGTAAATGAGGATAGTCTTGTGCTTTCTGGAAGTATTCCAGATATGAATATTTTTGACTGGCAGTTAGGTTATGATGCGCTAGATAATGTATGTGGTGATTATCATGAGAATAAAGTTTGGGAAGATATTGACGTAACAATTGTAATATTGACAAATCAATAA
- a CDS encoding Na+/H+ antiporter NhaC family protein has protein sequence MKKNMTQTTQITPKFTALIPLFVFVITFLGVGIYQDDFYALPAPMAVIAGIIVAFIMFRQTINAKIDILLKGCGDDKILTMCLIYLLAGAFAAITNATGSVDAIVNLGLDYIAIQYIYVGIFVIAGFLSVSTGTSVGAIVALAPIVVGFADKSSADLAILCGALLGGSMFGDNLSVISDTTIAATQSLGTKMSDKFKQNIKIAVPAALITIAILIFQGVDLTTDITETVVYEYDVIKIAPYVLVIILSIVGLNVFVTLLVGVLAAALLGIVYGDFTIIESTKIAYTGFTNMTEIFLLSLLTGGLAALVASNGGIEFILVNIKKLIKSKKTAQLGIAALVSTINMAIANNTVSIIVAGPIAKTINDEYELDNKKTASILDIFACIFQGLLPYGAQVLMILSFSEGNINYLHLVANTWYLLLLFVVTILYIIFKSDTNNHAFAKAN, from the coding sequence ATGAAGAAGAACATGACACAGACTACACAAATTACCCCAAAATTTACAGCCCTAATTCCGCTTTTCGTATTTGTAATTACATTTTTAGGCGTTGGTATTTATCAAGATGATTTTTATGCTCTACCTGCACCTATGGCTGTTATTGCTGGAATTATCGTTGCTTTTATAATGTTTAGACAGACTATAAATGCTAAGATTGACATCCTCCTCAAAGGATGTGGTGACGATAAAATTTTAACCATGTGCCTCATTTATCTACTAGCTGGTGCATTTGCCGCAATAACTAATGCTACAGGTAGTGTAGATGCGATTGTAAACCTAGGTCTAGATTATATTGCGATACAATATATTTACGTAGGTATTTTTGTGATTGCTGGGTTTTTATCGGTTTCTACGGGAACATCTGTGGGAGCAATTGTAGCTTTAGCACCCATTGTTGTTGGTTTTGCAGATAAAAGTAGTGCAGACCTTGCCATACTTTGTGGAGCCTTACTAGGAGGTAGTATGTTTGGAGATAACCTCTCAGTAATTTCAGATACCACGATTGCTGCCACTCAATCTTTGGGAACAAAAATGAGTGATAAATTCAAGCAAAATATAAAGATTGCGGTTCCTGCTGCACTTATAACAATCGCTATCTTAATTTTTCAAGGAGTAGATCTAACAACAGATATTACAGAAACAGTTGTTTATGAATATGATGTAATAAAAATTGCTCCTTATGTCCTCGTCATTATACTTTCTATTGTAGGCCTCAACGTTTTTGTTACGTTACTTGTAGGTGTACTTGCTGCAGCCTTACTAGGGATCGTTTATGGTGATTTTACCATCATAGAATCTACTAAAATTGCTTACACAGGTTTTACAAATATGACTGAGATTTTCTTGTTATCTCTGCTCACTGGAGGTCTTGCTGCGCTTGTGGCTAGTAATGGCGGTATTGAATTTATTTTAGTGAATATTAAAAAACTAATTAAGAGTAAAAAAACTGCGCAACTTGGTATTGCAGCGCTGGTAAGTACCATCAATATGGCAATTGCAAATAACACCGTTTCCATAATCGTCGCTGGACCTATCGCAAAGACCATTAATGATGAATATGAGTTAGATAATAAGAAAACGGCTTCTATTCTGGATATTTTCGCTTGTATCTTTCAGGGGTTATTACCTTATGGAGCCCAGGTTTTGATGATCTTGAGCTTCTCAGAAGGTAATATCAATTACTTACATCTTGTAGCAAATACTTGGTATTTACTATTGCTGTTTGTAGTCACAATCTTATACATCATCTTTAAGAGTGATACAAATAATCACGCTTTCGCGAAAGCGAACTAA